The following are encoded in a window of Fusarium oxysporum f. sp. lycopersici 4287 chromosome 5, whole genome shotgun sequence genomic DNA:
- a CDS encoding insulysin (At least one base has a quality score < 10), which produces MPHSQHEEDASAATGGAPIPVTLVTDSLEKPSLDDRDYRVIRLGNELEALLVHDPETDKASAALDVNVGNFSDESDIPGMAHAVEHLLFMGTKKFPIENEYGQYLSANSGSSNAYTGPTSTNYFFDISAKPDNDQDPSDTNPSPLREALDRFAQFFIEPLFLPETLDRELKAVDSENKKNLQNDTWRLHQLEKSLSNPNHPFCHFSTGNFEVLKTLPEARGINVRDKFIEFHARHYSANRMKLVVLGREPLDVLQKWVAELFSPVVNKKLPPNRWPGELPFRETDLGMQCFAKPVMDSRELNLYFPFIDEEFMFATQPSRYISHLIGHEGPGSIMSYIKSKGWANGLSAGAYPVCPGTPGIFDVQVRLTEEGLKNYPEIVKIFFQYITLLRESPPQEWIFQEQKGMADVDFKFKQKTPASRFTSRISSVMQKPLPREWLLSGHSRLREFAPDEIEKALATIRPDNFRMVIVSRNYPGDWDQKEKWYGTEYRHENIPEDLMEECKKAFAVSPKDRLPALHLPHKNQFIPNKLEVEKKEVAEPALNPRVLRNDSIARTWWKKDDTFWVPRANVIVSLKTPLIYASAENNVKARLFSDLVRDALEEYSYDAELAGLQYNVSLDSRGLFLDVSGYNDKLPVLLEQVVTTMRDLDIKEDRFEIVRERLIRGYSNWQLQSSYHQVGDYTNWLNAPERDFIVEELAAELPSVTLEGVRLFQKQMLGQVFIEVYVHGNMYKEDALKATDMVESILKPRVLPKAQWPILRSLILTKGSNYVFRKTLKDPANVNHCVETWFYVGSREDRDIRTKTLLLDQMLHEPAFDQLRTKEQLGYIVFSGPRAFSTTYGFRFLIQSEMTPEFLDSRIEAFLMRYADTLEKMSETEFEGHKRSLIVRRLEKLRNLDQESTRHWNQITNEYYDFELAQRDAAQIKLLTKPEVIEFFNQRLNPASSHRARLSIHLQAQGKAEGVDKRQEEAQKKADEEPSPGDAVKTAEEITDVRLYKAGLTASSGARPVKDINEYEDTDAKL; this is translated from the exons ATGCCTCACTCTCagcatgaagaagatgccTCCGCAGCGACGGGTGGTGCTCCCATACCGGTGACGCTTGTTACCGACTCTCTCGAGAAGCCTTCCCTCGATGACCGCGACTATCGAGTCATTCGTCTTGGCAATGAGCTCGAGGCTCTCCTGGTGCATGATCCCGAGACCGATAAGGCCAGCGCTGCCCTGGATGTCAATGTGGGAAATTTCAGCGACGAGTCTGATATCCCCGGGATGGCCCATGCGGTTGAACAT CTTCTTTTCATGGGCACCAAGAAATTTCCAATTGAGAACGAATACGGCCAATACCTCTCCGCCAATTCAGGAAGCTCAAATGCTTACACTGGGCCAACATCGACAAACTATTTTTTCGATATTTCTGCCAAGCCGGACAATGACCAGGATCCTTCAGATACCAACCCTTCTCCTCTGCGCGAGGCCCTGGATCGATTCGCTCAGTTCTTTATTGAACCGCTCTTTCTACCCGAGACCCTGGACCGAGAGCTGAAAGCTGTTGATTcagaaaataaaaagaatcTTCAAAATGACACATGGAGGCTTCATCAGCTAGAGAAGTCTCTATCCAACCCTAACCACCCGTTCTGTCACTTCTCAACCGGCAATTTTGAGGTTCTCAAGACACTTCCTGAGGCACGTGGAATTAATGTGAGGGACAAGTTTATCGAGTTCCACGCCAGACACTACTCGGCAAACCGCATGAAGCTGGTTGTTCTGGGTAGAGAACCGCTTGACGTGCTTCAGAAATGGGTTGCCGAGTTGTTCTCTCCTGTCGTCAACAAAAAACTTCCACCAAACAGGTGGCCAGGCGAACTTCCTTTCAGGGAAACCGATCTCGGTATGCAGTGTTTCGCGAAGCCCGTCATGGACTCAAGAGAGCTTAACCTGTATTTCCCCTTCATCGATGAGGAGTTTATGTTTGCTACTCAACCTAGCCGATATATTAGTCATCTCATCGGGCATGAGGGCCCTGGAAGTATCATGTCATATATCAAGTCCAAGGGTTGGGCAAATGGTCTTAGTGCCGGCGCCTACCCTGTTTGCCCCGGTACTCCTGGTATCTTCGATGTACAGGTTCGCTTGACGGAAGAAGGTCTTAAGAACTACCCTGAAATCGTCAAGATCTTTTTCCAGTACATCACTCTCCTGCGTGAGAGCCCACCCCAGGAGTGGATATTTCAAGAGCAGAAGGGAATGGCTGATGTCGATTTCAAGTTCAAGCAGAAGACGCCTGCCAGTCGCTTTACCAGCCGAATCAGCTCGGTCATGCAAAAGCCTCTTCCTCGGGAATGGTTACTCAGTGGGCACAGCCGTCTCCGAGAATTTGCTCCTGATGAGATCGAAAAAGCCCTTGCCACGATTCGCCCGGATAACTTCCGCATGGTCATTGTATCACGCAATTATCCTGGCGACTGGGACCAGAAGGAAAAGTGGTACGGAACTGAATATCGACATGAAAATATCCCCGAAGATCTTATGGAGGAGTGCAAGAAAGCCTTTGCAGTCTCTCCCAAAGATCGACTGCCTGCCCTTCACCTGCCTCACAAGAACCAGTTTATTCCCAACAAGctcgaggtcgagaagaaggaggtggCCGAGCCGGCACTGAACCCCCGGGTTCTTCGCAATGATAGCATTGCCAGGACATGgtggaagaaggatgataCCTTCTGGGTTCCTCGCGCCAATGTTATTGTCAGCTTGAAGACACCACTTATATATGCTTCGGCAGAAAACAACGTCAAGGCTCGACTGTTCTCAGACCTCGTCCGTGATGCACTCGAGGAGTACTCGTACGACGCGGAGCTGGCTGGCTTGCAGTACAACGTCAGTCTCGATTCGCGCGGCCTGTTCTTGGACGTTAGCGGCTATAATGATAAGCTGCCCGTGCTCTTGGAACAAGTCGTCACAACTATGCGAGACCTGGATATCAAGGAAGATCGTTTTGAGATTGTCAGGGAGCGCTTGATTCGAGGATACAGCAACTGGCAGCTGCAATCATCCTACCACCAAGTTGGCGATTACACCAATTGGCTCAATGCCCCCGAACGGGACTTTATAGTAGAGGAGCTCGCAGCGGAGCTTCCAAGTGTCACATTGGAAGGCGTCAGGCTGTTCCAGAAGCAGATGCTTGGTCAGGTTTTCATCGAAGTGTACGTACATGGTAACATGTACAAGGAGGATGCTCTCAAAGCAACCGATATGGTCGAGTCCATCCTGAAGCCACGGGTTTTGCCCAAGGCCCAGTGGCCTATCCTGCGGTCACTCATTCTGACCAAAGGTTCCAACTACGTTTTCAGAAAGACCCTCAAGGATCCTGCCAATGTTAACCACTGCGTCGAGACTTGGTTTTATGTCGGTAGCAGAGAAGATCGCGACATTCGAACCAAGACTCTCCTTTTGGACCAGATGCTCCATGAGCCAGCCTTTGATCAGCTCCGGACTAAGGAGCAACTCGGCTACATCGTTTTCAGTGGACCTCGAGCTTTCTCGACGACTTATGGTTTCCGCTTCCTCATCCAGAGTGAAATGACACCAGAGTTCCTTGACTCGCGTATCGAGGCCTTCCTCATGAGATATGCAGACActctggagaagatgagcgaGACAGAATTCGAGGGCCACAAGCGAAGTCTGATCGTCCGGCGTTTAGAGAAGCTCAGAAACCTGGACCAGGAGTCCACTCGTCATTGGAACCAGATCACGAACGAATACTACGACTTCGAGCTTG CCCAGCGCGATGCCGCACAGATTAAGCTCCTGACCAAACCCGAGGTCATCGAGTTCTTCAACCAGCGCCTCAATCCTGCCTCCAGCCACAGGGCACGGTTATCAATTCATCTTCAGGCTCAAGGCAAGGCTGAAGGGGTCGATAAGCGACAGGAAGAGgctcagaagaaggccgaCGAGGAGCCCTCCCCTGGTGATGCTGTAAAGACGGCCGAAGAAATCACTGATGTCAGGCTTTACAAGGCCGGTCTTACCGCAAGTTCAGGGGCCAGACCCGTCAAGGACATTAACGAGTATGAGGATACGGATGCAAAGTTGTAG